One segment of Pogoniulus pusillus isolate bPogPus1 chromosome 26, bPogPus1.pri, whole genome shotgun sequence DNA contains the following:
- the CEP19 gene encoding centrosomal protein of 19 kDa, with the protein MVLGTPLIKLTTLQPAARTGMTYTARKCGICFQPPAIVLIYKEDNKDKTRQRIMPVRNFSKFSDCSLAAEQLKNNPRHKAYLEGVSLRQLRKLYSLLKGHLGGQSLAESLEKFQQEETIDPEEDMNKLDDRELAKRKSIMDELFEKNRKKKDDPDFVYDIEVDFPQDEQLESCGWDMESGEEI; encoded by the exons ATGGTGCTGGGGACACCTTTGATAAAGCTGACCACACTTCAGCCTGCAGCAAGAACTGGGATGACTTACACTGCAAGGAAGTGTGGCATCTGCTTTCAGCCTCCTGCCATTGTCCTGATCTACAAAGAAGACAACAAGGACAAGACTCGCCAGCGCATCATGCCTGTCAGAAACTTCTCCAAGTTCTCAG actgcagcctggctgctgagcagctgaagAATAACCCTCGGCACAAGGCTTACCTAGAAGGAGTCTCACTGCGTCAGCTACGGAAGCTGTACAGTTTGCtgaaaggtcacctgggagggcagagcctggctgagagcTTGGAAAAGTTTCAGCAGGAAGAGACCATTGACCCAGAAGAGGACATGAACAAACTGGATGACAGGGAACTAGCCAAAAGGAAGAGCATCATGGATGAGCTCTTTGAAAAGAACAGGAAGAAGAAGGATGACCCAGATTTCGTCTACGACATTGAAGTTGATTTTCCACAGGATGAACAGCTGGAGTCTTGTGGCTGGGACATGGAATCAGGTGAAGAAATCTGA